Proteins encoded within one genomic window of Burkholderiaceae bacterium:
- a CDS encoding 3'-to-5' exoribonuclease RNase R, producing the protein MSHTSTLLDEVVGTVQGHRDGHGFVVRDDDEADIYLPPNEMRAVLHRDRVKARVVRSDRRGRPEGRVVEIVERPRQPPIIGRLLQEGGVWLVAPEDKRYGQDILIPKGATGTAKPGQVVVVELTEPPALFGQPVGRVGEVLGEIDDPGMEIEIAVRKYGVPHEFSAACSMQARSLPDRVRPRDRQHRVDLTDVPLVTIDGEDARDFDDAVYCEPARVGRSKTANGWRLLVAIADVSHYVETGGAIDIDAFDRATSVYFPRRVIPMLPEKLSNGLCSLNPGVDRLCMVCDLLVTAKGEVQAYQFYPAVMHSHARFTYNEVAAILGNTRGPEALRHAARVPDLLNLHEAYRALLAARERRGAIDFETTETQIVCDDNGRIERIEPRVRTVAHRLIEEAMLAANVCSADYLVRSKHPALFRVHEGPTPEKLELLRNYLKALGIGMAIGGDPAPGDLQAIANATKDRPDAPQIHAMLLRSMQQAIYTRINSGHFGLAYEAYTHFTSPIRRYPDLLVHRVIKAILGGSRYHLPALPTPGEAHAKLARRLEKNGASKQRASGPTATQFSPEDQAWQAAGLHCSANERRADEASRDVEAWLKCRYMREHLGEEYGGVVSAVTTFGIFVTLDAIYVDGLVHITELGGEYFRFDEARQELRGERTGMRYVIGTRVRVQVSRVDLDGRRIDFRLVRDEAEAPPRGGKGSGAPREEAGHRAALPAKQKPHAERARPAQPKPRSGKPAAARRRPAPR; encoded by the coding sequence ATGAGCCACACCAGCACCTTGCTGGACGAAGTGGTCGGCACGGTGCAGGGGCACCGCGACGGGCACGGCTTCGTCGTCCGCGACGACGACGAGGCCGACATCTATCTGCCGCCGAACGAAATGCGCGCGGTGTTGCACCGGGACCGGGTCAAGGCGCGCGTCGTGCGCAGCGACCGCCGGGGCCGGCCCGAGGGCCGTGTCGTCGAGATCGTCGAGCGGCCGCGACAGCCGCCAATCATCGGCCGGCTGCTGCAGGAGGGCGGCGTCTGGCTGGTCGCGCCCGAGGACAAGCGCTACGGCCAGGACATTCTGATCCCGAAGGGCGCGACCGGGACAGCGAAGCCCGGCCAGGTGGTGGTGGTCGAACTGACCGAGCCGCCGGCGCTGTTCGGCCAGCCGGTCGGGCGCGTCGGCGAGGTGCTCGGCGAGATCGACGACCCCGGCATGGAGATCGAGATCGCGGTGCGCAAGTACGGCGTGCCGCACGAGTTCTCCGCGGCCTGCAGCATGCAGGCGCGCTCGTTGCCGGACCGGGTGCGGCCGCGCGACCGGCAGCACCGGGTCGACCTGACCGACGTGCCGCTGGTGACGATCGACGGCGAGGACGCCCGCGACTTCGACGACGCGGTCTATTGCGAGCCGGCCCGCGTCGGCCGCTCGAAGACGGCCAACGGCTGGCGCCTGCTGGTCGCGATCGCCGACGTGAGCCACTATGTCGAGACCGGCGGCGCGATCGACATCGACGCGTTCGACCGCGCGACCAGCGTCTACTTTCCGCGCCGCGTGATCCCGATGCTGCCGGAGAAGCTCAGCAATGGGCTGTGCTCGCTGAACCCGGGCGTCGACCGCCTGTGCATGGTGTGTGACCTGCTGGTCACGGCCAAGGGCGAGGTGCAGGCCTACCAGTTCTACCCGGCGGTGATGCACAGCCACGCGCGCTTCACCTACAACGAAGTGGCGGCGATCCTCGGCAACACGCGCGGGCCCGAGGCGCTGCGCCATGCCGCGCGCGTGCCCGACCTGCTGAACCTGCACGAGGCCTACCGCGCGCTGCTGGCGGCGCGCGAGCGGCGCGGCGCGATCGACTTCGAGACCACCGAGACGCAGATCGTCTGCGACGACAACGGCCGCATCGAGCGCATCGAGCCGCGCGTGCGCACTGTCGCGCACCGCCTGATCGAGGAGGCGATGCTCGCCGCCAACGTCTGCAGCGCCGACTATCTCGTGCGCAGCAAGCACCCGGCGCTGTTTCGCGTGCACGAGGGGCCGACCCCGGAGAAGCTGGAGCTGCTGCGCAACTACCTGAAGGCGCTTGGCATCGGGATGGCGATCGGCGGCGATCCGGCGCCGGGCGACCTGCAGGCGATCGCGAATGCGACCAAGGACCGGCCGGACGCGCCGCAGATCCATGCGATGCTGCTGCGTTCGATGCAGCAGGCGATCTACACGCGCATCAACAGCGGCCATTTCGGACTGGCCTACGAGGCCTACACTCATTTCACCAGCCCGATCCGGCGCTACCCGGACCTGCTGGTGCACCGTGTGATCAAGGCGATTCTCGGCGGCAGCCGTTATCACCTGCCGGCGCTGCCGACGCCGGGCGAGGCCCATGCCAAGCTCGCGCGGCGGCTCGAGAAGAACGGTGCTTCGAAGCAGCGGGCCAGCGGGCCGACTGCAACACAGTTCAGCCCGGAAGACCAGGCCTGGCAGGCGGCCGGGCTGCATTGCAGCGCGAACGAGCGGCGCGCCGACGAGGCCAGCCGCGACGTCGAGGCCTGGCTCAAGTGCCGCTACATGCGCGAGCATCTCGGCGAGGAATACGGCGGCGTGGTCAGCGCGGTCACCACATTCGGCATCTTCGTCACGCTGGACGCGATCTACGTCGACGGCCTGGTCCATATCACCGAACTGGGCGGCGAGTATTTCCGCTTCGACGAGGCGCGCCAGGAACTGCGTGGCGAGCGCACCGGCATGCGCTACGTGATCGGCACCCGGGTGCGGGTGCAGGTGAGCCGGGTCGACCTGGACGGCCGGCGCATCGACTTCCGGCTGGTGCGCGACGAAGCCGAGGCGCCGCCGCGTGGCGGCAAAGGCTCCGGCGCGCCGCGCGAGGAGGCAGGGCACCGCGCGGCCCTGCCCGCGAAGCAGAAGCCACACGCCGAGCGGGCGCGGCCCGCGCAGCCGAAGCCGCGCTCCGGCAAGCCCGCCGCGGCACGCCGCCGGCCCGCACCGCGCTGA
- a CDS encoding Putative oxidoreductase, translated as MTTQGKVAIVTGAGSGIGKAAALALLAAGWRVALAGRRPEPLAQVVAASGAGARALEVPTDVTQADSVQELFDATAARFGRVDLLFNNAGISGPPKLLEDLTPDEWRSVVDTNLTGMFLCLQAAFRAMKAQTPRGGRIINNGSISATTPRPNSIAYTATKHAVSGLTKAASLDGRKYDIAVGQIDIGNAATEMAERMATGILQANGQVAVEPLMNVGIVGQSIVYMAGLPLDANVMFHTVMATKMPFAGRG; from the coding sequence ATGACGACCCAGGGCAAGGTTGCGATCGTGACCGGCGCCGGCAGCGGGATCGGCAAGGCGGCGGCACTGGCGCTGCTGGCGGCCGGCTGGCGCGTGGCGCTGGCCGGGCGCCGGCCGGAGCCGCTGGCGCAGGTGGTGGCCGCGTCCGGCGCCGGCGCACGCGCGCTCGAGGTGCCGACCGACGTGACGCAGGCCGATTCGGTGCAGGAGCTGTTCGATGCGACGGCCGCGCGGTTCGGCCGCGTCGACCTGCTGTTCAACAACGCCGGCATCAGCGGCCCGCCGAAGCTGCTGGAAGACCTGACGCCGGACGAGTGGCGCAGCGTGGTCGACACGAATCTCACCGGCATGTTCCTGTGCCTGCAGGCCGCGTTCCGCGCGATGAAGGCGCAGACCCCGCGTGGCGGGCGCATCATCAACAACGGGTCGATCTCGGCCACCACGCCGCGGCCGAATTCGATCGCCTACACCGCGACCAAGCACGCGGTGTCAGGGCTGACCAAGGCGGCGTCCCTCGACGGGCGCAAGTACGACATCGCCGTGGGCCAGATCGACATCGGCAATGCCGCGACCGAGATGGCCGAGCGCATGGCGACCGGCATCCTGCAGGCGAACGGCCAGGTCGCGGTCGAGCCGCTGATGAACGTGGGCATCGTCGGCCAGTCCATCGTCTACATGGCCGGGCTGCCGCTGGACGCGAACGTGATGTTTCACACTGTGATGGCAACCAAGATGCCGTTTGCCGGGCGCGGCTGA
- a CDS encoding Ni,Fe-hydrogenase I cytochrome b subunit, whose amino-acid sequence MDVHEPVTRQTQAARRPVRVWDAPVRLFHWLVVVLVAAAYVTVELNWIDRHVRVGEALLALVIARLLWGCFGSETARFRSFVASPAAALRHLRRLFRREPDLQVGHNAAGGWMVLLLLALLLVETLSGLYVNNDIANEGPLSQQVPAWLANAISALHELGWDLLLAAVALHVLAIALYAVAKGHDLLRPMLTGYKPLPASIDAPRQAPVLRALLALGIGAAVTMLLAAYL is encoded by the coding sequence ATGGATGTTCACGAACCCGTCACGCGGCAAACACAAGCGGCCCGCCGCCCGGTGCGGGTCTGGGACGCACCGGTGCGGCTGTTTCACTGGCTCGTGGTGGTGCTGGTCGCGGCGGCCTATGTCACCGTGGAGCTGAACTGGATCGACCGGCATGTCCGGGTCGGCGAGGCGCTGCTCGCGCTGGTGATTGCCCGGCTGCTGTGGGGCTGCTTTGGCAGCGAGACCGCGCGCTTTCGCAGCTTCGTCGCGTCGCCCGCGGCTGCGCTGCGTCATTTGCGCCGGCTGTTTCGCCGCGAGCCGGATCTGCAGGTGGGTCACAACGCCGCCGGCGGATGGATGGTTTTGCTGCTGCTCGCATTGCTGCTGGTGGAGACACTGAGCGGTCTCTACGTCAACAACGACATCGCGAACGAAGGGCCGCTCAGCCAACAGGTGCCCGCGTGGCTGGCCAATGCGATCTCGGCGCTGCACGAGCTGGGCTGGGACCTGCTGCTCGCCGCAGTGGCGCTGCACGTGCTCGCGATCGCGCTCTACGCCGTGGCGAAAGGGCATGACCTGCTGCGCCCGATGCTGACGGGCTACAAGCCGTTGCCCGCGTCCATCGACGCGCCGCGGCAAGCGCCGGTGCTGCGGGCGCTGCTGGCGCTCGGCATCGGCGCTGCCGTGACGATGCTGCTCGCGGCTTATCTCTGA
- a CDS encoding Acyl dehydratase, whose translation MTEQQPLYLGDLVVGAEYRSAEHRLDAGQTVAFAREFDPQPFHLDAEAAKNSFFQGLSASGWHTAAITMKLLVGSVPFGNGIIGAGIEMQWPRPTRPDDTLHVVSKILEIAPSRSKPDRGIVTVESLTLNQQGETCQRLVAKLVVMRRPG comes from the coding sequence ATGACCGAGCAGCAACCCCTGTATCTGGGCGACCTCGTGGTCGGCGCCGAGTACCGCAGCGCGGAACACCGGCTCGACGCCGGGCAGACCGTGGCCTTCGCCCGCGAGTTCGATCCGCAGCCGTTCCATCTCGACGCGGAAGCCGCGAAGAACTCGTTCTTCCAGGGCCTGTCGGCCAGCGGCTGGCACACCGCCGCGATCACGATGAAGCTGCTGGTGGGCAGCGTGCCGTTCGGCAACGGCATCATCGGCGCGGGGATCGAAATGCAGTGGCCGCGTCCGACCCGGCCCGACGACACGCTTCACGTGGTCAGCAAGATCCTCGAGATCGCGCCGTCGCGCTCCAAACCCGACCGCGGCATCGTGACCGTGGAGAGCCTGACACTGAACCAGCAGGGCGAGACCTGCCAGCGGCTGGTGGCCAAGCTGGTGGTGATGCGCAGGCCGGGCTAA
- a CDS encoding NAD(P)H-hydrate epimerase / ADP-dependent (S)-NAD(P)H-hydrate dehydratase — translation MQRISTDRPHPLFDIAATRQLEQRAAASLPPHTLMRRAGLAVARLGLALAPHARTVWIACGPGNNGGDGLEAAMHLHCWGLSVVVTWLGDEARAPADALASLARAREAGVRIADAPPAAFERQDLCIDALLGIGASRAPGGRMAEWLHLQRRSDAVRLAIDLPSGLDADSGAFAIQTIATSQYSTSASGRFSQQNTLSLLTLKPGLFTAHGRDAVGQVWFDDLGVDAAGEPPTALLSGPPRVPARAHASHKGSYGDVAVIGGAPGMTGAALLAATAALHGGAGRVYVGLLGEPEMRSDIAQPELMFRDPEAFSLDALTVVCGCGGGEAVRALLPKVLASAARLVLDADALNAVATDAALQTALRERATAGQATVLTPHPLEAARLLGCSAAEVQQRRLGAATTLAERFACTVALKGSGTVIAAAGQTPAINPTGNACLATAGTGDVLAGMIGARLAAGQVPFEAACAAVYRHGLVAERWPDGHTLTAGALARRVGCDRSAQ, via the coding sequence CAGCACCGACCGGCCGCACCCGCTGTTCGACATCGCCGCCACGCGCCAGCTCGAGCAACGCGCGGCCGCGAGCCTGCCGCCGCACACGCTGATGCGCCGCGCCGGTCTCGCCGTGGCGCGCCTGGGGCTCGCGCTCGCGCCGCACGCGCGCACCGTCTGGATCGCCTGCGGGCCGGGCAACAACGGCGGCGACGGGCTGGAGGCGGCAATGCACCTGCACTGCTGGGGCCTGTCCGTGGTCGTCACCTGGCTCGGCGACGAAGCACGCGCGCCGGCCGATGCGCTGGCGTCGCTGGCGCGCGCGCGCGAGGCCGGCGTGCGGATTGCCGATGCGCCGCCGGCCGCGTTCGAGCGCCAGGACCTGTGCATAGACGCGCTGCTCGGCATCGGCGCAAGCCGCGCGCCGGGCGGACGGATGGCCGAATGGCTCCATTTACAGCGACGCAGCGACGCGGTTCGGCTTGCGATCGACCTGCCGAGCGGGCTGGATGCCGACAGCGGCGCATTTGCTATACAAACAATAGCTACAAGCCAATATTCCACCTCGGCTTCTGGCCGATTTAGTCAACAAAACACGCTGAGCCTGCTGACCTTGAAGCCCGGGCTGTTCACCGCGCACGGCCGCGATGCCGTCGGTCAGGTCTGGTTCGACGACCTCGGCGTCGATGCGGCCGGCGAGCCGCCGACCGCGCTGCTGTCGGGTCCGCCGCGCGTGCCGGCCAGAGCACATGCGAGCCACAAGGGCAGCTACGGCGACGTCGCGGTGATCGGCGGCGCGCCGGGCATGACCGGCGCCGCGCTGCTGGCCGCGACCGCCGCGCTGCACGGCGGCGCCGGGCGCGTCTACGTCGGCCTTCTCGGCGAGCCCGAAATGCGATCGGACATCGCGCAACCCGAACTGATGTTCCGCGACCCGGAGGCGTTTTCACTTGACGCGTTGACCGTGGTCTGTGGCTGCGGCGGCGGCGAAGCAGTGCGCGCGCTGCTGCCGAAGGTCCTGGCCAGCGCCGCCCGGCTCGTGCTCGACGCCGACGCGCTGAACGCCGTCGCCACCGATGCCGCGCTGCAGACCGCGCTGCGCGAGCGCGCCACGGCGGGCCAGGCGACGGTGCTGACCCCGCACCCGCTGGAAGCCGCGCGCCTGCTCGGCTGCAGCGCGGCCGAGGTGCAGCAGCGGCGCCTCGGCGCCGCGACGACGCTGGCCGAACGCTTCGCCTGCACGGTGGCGCTCAAGGGTTCCGGCACCGTCATCGCCGCCGCCGGCCAGACGCCGGCCATCAACCCGACCGGCAATGCGTGCCTCGCGACCGCCGGCACCGGCGACGTGCTCGCCGGCATGATCGGCGCGCGGCTGGCCGCGGGGCAGGTGCCTTTCGAGGCCGCCTGCGCGGCGGTGTACCGGCATGGGCTCGTCGCCGAGCGTTGGCCTGATGGCCATACGCTGACCGCCGGGGCGCTGGCGCGGCGGGTCGGTTGCGATCGCTCGGCGCAGTGA